A genomic stretch from Schaalia odontolytica includes:
- a CDS encoding maltotransferase domain-containing protein, which translates to MSEKLLPRIPIIEVFPVIEDGTLPAKATEGEPFPIRATVFREGHDAFAAEAVLLRPNGGEYSRTRMVDIAPGLDRYEAWVAADTPGAWSFRVDSWSDPYATWRHDATVKVGAGVDVELMLEEGALLMERAAEGTAYGSPSQDRPPASDIEVLNDAARRLRDTSHSAQQRLSAGISSRVRLIFRDHPLRDLLDSSRVYPLDVARTKALAGAWYEIFPRSAGAFQRPDGTWVSGTLAGAAEDLPRIAGMGFDVVYLTPIHPIGTTHRKGKNNSLEAAPGDPGSPYGIGAPEGGHDAIHPELGDFADFDRFVKRARGLGLEVALDLALQCSPDHPWVAEHPEWFTTRADGTIAYAENPPKKYQDIYPLNFDNDPEGIYQAVRDVIELWINHGVTIFRVDNPHTKPIPFWERLLADIKAQYPGTLFLAEAFTRPAMMRTLGAVGFDQSYTYFAWRTHKQEIEEYLKQVSEETAHLMRPSFWPTTHDILTPQMWDGGTAIFAIRAMLAALGAPTWGIYSGYEFVENKPRGTYQEPNDNEKYEFRPRRWEDADEIGISRLFTLLNAARAKHPALRQLHQIRIHPTSSDRLIAFSRQVPGKFTADGKPDTVICVISLDPHQGVDGSVELDLEAMGLSTPGGHITVVDELDGRSYVWGASNWVSLSPVTRLGHVFKVEPAHTSPWAQA; encoded by the coding sequence GTGAGCGAGAAACTGTTGCCCCGTATCCCGATCATCGAAGTGTTCCCCGTCATCGAAGACGGCACGCTTCCCGCCAAGGCCACCGAAGGCGAACCTTTCCCCATTCGTGCGACCGTGTTCCGCGAAGGACACGACGCGTTCGCCGCCGAGGCCGTCCTGTTGCGCCCGAACGGAGGTGAATACTCCCGCACGCGCATGGTGGACATTGCCCCCGGTCTCGACAGGTACGAGGCGTGGGTGGCCGCTGACACCCCCGGCGCGTGGAGCTTCCGCGTGGACTCCTGGTCGGACCCCTACGCCACGTGGCGCCACGACGCGACCGTGAAGGTCGGTGCCGGCGTCGACGTCGAGCTCATGCTCGAGGAGGGTGCCCTACTCATGGAGCGCGCGGCGGAAGGTACCGCCTACGGCAGCCCCTCCCAGGATCGCCCCCCGGCCTCGGACATCGAGGTCCTGAACGACGCGGCACGTCGCCTGCGCGACACCAGCCACTCCGCCCAGCAGCGCCTCTCCGCGGGTATCTCCTCTCGCGTGCGCCTCATCTTCCGCGACCACCCGCTGCGCGACCTGCTGGACTCCTCGCGCGTCTACCCGCTTGACGTGGCCCGCACAAAGGCCCTGGCGGGCGCGTGGTACGAGATCTTCCCACGCTCAGCGGGTGCCTTCCAACGCCCCGACGGCACGTGGGTGTCCGGCACGCTCGCCGGTGCCGCCGAGGATCTGCCACGCATCGCCGGCATGGGCTTCGACGTCGTCTACCTAACCCCGATCCACCCGATCGGCACGACGCATCGCAAGGGCAAGAACAACTCCCTGGAAGCCGCCCCCGGCGATCCGGGTTCACCCTACGGCATCGGTGCCCCCGAGGGTGGCCACGACGCCATCCACCCTGAGCTGGGCGACTTCGCCGACTTCGACCGTTTCGTCAAGCGCGCTCGTGGCCTCGGCCTGGAGGTCGCACTCGACCTGGCTCTCCAATGCTCCCCCGACCACCCGTGGGTCGCCGAGCACCCCGAGTGGTTCACGACCCGCGCCGACGGCACGATCGCCTACGCGGAGAACCCACCCAAGAAGTACCAGGACATCTACCCCCTGAACTTCGATAACGACCCGGAGGGCATCTACCAGGCCGTACGCGACGTCATCGAGCTGTGGATCAACCACGGCGTGACGATCTTCCGCGTCGACAACCCGCATACCAAGCCCATCCCCTTCTGGGAGCGCCTGCTCGCCGACATCAAGGCGCAGTACCCGGGCACGCTCTTCCTCGCCGAAGCCTTCACACGCCCCGCCATGATGCGCACCCTCGGCGCGGTCGGCTTCGACCAGTCCTACACCTACTTCGCGTGGAGGACCCACAAGCAGGAAATCGAGGAGTACCTCAAGCAGGTGTCGGAAGAGACCGCGCACCTCATGCGCCCGTCCTTCTGGCCCACGACGCACGACATCCTCACCCCGCAGATGTGGGACGGCGGCACCGCGATCTTCGCGATCCGAGCGATGCTCGCCGCGCTGGGCGCGCCCACCTGGGGCATCTACTCGGGCTACGAGTTCGTCGAGAACAAGCCGCGCGGCACCTACCAGGAACCCAACGACAACGAGAAGTACGAGTTCCGCCCGCGCCGTTGGGAGGACGCGGACGAGATCGGTATCTCTCGCCTGTTCACACTGCTCAACGCCGCTCGCGCCAAGCACCCGGCGCTGCGCCAACTCCACCAGATCCGCATTCACCCCACCTCCTCGGATCGCCTGATCGCGTTTTCACGCCAGGTGCCCGGCAAGTTCACGGCGGACGGCAAGCCCGACACCGTGATCTGCGTGATCTCGCTGGATCCGCACCAGGGCGTGGACGGCTCCGTCGAGCTCGATTTGGAGGCGATGGGCCTGTCCACCCCGGGCGGTCACATTACTGTCGTCGACGAGCTGGACGGACGCTCCTACGTGTGGGGCGCATCCAACTGGGTGTCCCTATCCCCCGTGACGCGACTCGGCCACGTCTTCAAGGTCGAGCCCGCCCACACGTCCCCCTGGGCGCAGGCCTAA
- the trpS gene encoding tryptophan--tRNA ligase: MTRSEDALETATSDASLARSKARSAEIDLAIDQDPSRFRILTGDRPTGHLHLGHYFGTLRNRVLLQNRGVETWVLVADYQVITDRDGVGPIRERVLGLVADYLAAGIDPERSTIFNHSGVPALNQLMLPFLSLVTESELHRNPTVKAELEATEGRAMTGLMLTYPVHQAADILFCKANIVPVGQDQLPHLEQARLIAQRFDKRYGRATPERPVFPRPEALLSEVPLLLGTDGQKMSKSRGNTIELRMSADQTAKILKKAKTDAERRITFDPEGRPEVSNLLMLASLATGEAPEAIADRIGDSGAGMLKNLVTESLNEMLAPLRERRAELIANEDYLLSILHAGNERANEQADQTLSEVRTAMQMVY, encoded by the coding sequence ATGACTCGCAGTGAAGATGCCCTGGAAACCGCAACCTCCGATGCCTCGCTGGCCCGTTCGAAGGCCCGCAGCGCCGAGATTGACCTGGCGATCGACCAGGACCCCTCGCGATTCCGCATCCTCACGGGCGACCGCCCGACGGGGCATCTGCACCTTGGCCACTACTTCGGCACACTGCGTAACCGCGTACTGCTGCAGAACCGCGGCGTCGAGACCTGGGTTCTGGTCGCCGACTACCAGGTGATCACCGACCGTGACGGCGTGGGTCCGATCCGTGAGCGCGTCCTCGGCCTCGTCGCCGACTACCTGGCCGCAGGCATCGACCCCGAGCGGTCTACGATCTTCAACCACTCGGGGGTTCCGGCCCTCAACCAGCTGATGCTGCCCTTCCTCTCCCTGGTCACCGAGTCGGAGCTGCACCGCAACCCGACAGTGAAGGCCGAGCTGGAGGCGACCGAAGGCCGCGCGATGACGGGCCTCATGCTGACCTACCCGGTCCACCAGGCCGCCGACATCCTCTTCTGCAAAGCGAACATCGTACCCGTGGGCCAGGACCAGCTCCCCCACCTGGAGCAGGCTCGACTGATCGCCCAGCGCTTCGACAAGCGCTACGGCCGCGCCACCCCGGAACGCCCCGTGTTCCCCCGCCCCGAGGCTCTCCTATCCGAGGTCCCGCTGCTGCTGGGCACGGACGGCCAGAAGATGTCGAAGTCCCGCGGCAACACGATCGAGCTGCGCATGAGCGCCGACCAGACCGCGAAGATCCTCAAGAAGGCAAAGACGGATGCGGAGCGCCGCATTACCTTCGACCCAGAGGGACGCCCCGAGGTCTCCAACCTCCTCATGCTGGCCTCCCTGGCCACGGGCGAGGCCCCCGAGGCGATCGCGGACCGCATCGGCGACTCTGGCGCAGGCATGCTGAAGAACCTCGTCACCGAGTCCCTCAACGAGATGCTCGCTCCCCTGCGCGAGCGCCGCGCCGAGCTCATCGCCAACGAGGATTATCTGCTGTCCATCCTGCACGCTGGCAACGAACGCGCCAACGAACAGGCGGATCAGACCCTGTCCGAGGTCCGCACCGCCATGCAGATGGTCTACTGA
- the glgX gene encoding glycogen debranching protein GlgX, producing MSELSGSPTVPTVRVTEPNPVPTRLGVFPSGDGLDVAVVARGASGVDMCVFDEVGAETRFPLLGPKTGVWHGHIPGYGAGTRYGFRVHGAWDPDGGRFYNSRKLLLDPYGRGVEGFVDMKPAVYAHCVDDDLYPSEYPLRRSPIDSAQYMPRSVVVEPSFPIAPQPRVPWDTTVIYEIHVKGFTKNMPGVPPELRGTYAGLAHPASVSYLKDLGVTAVELLPVHAKCDEPFLTERGLTNYWGYSTLSFFAPEPSYATEASRGRGAQAVVDEFRGMVSLLHQAGIEVILDVVYNHTCEGGDAGPSLSWRGLDSDMYYRHTTSRPVQTIDVTGTGNTLNMDHPKTIQMVLDSLRYWVREMGVDGFRFDLAATLGRFATGFSPMHPLLIAMATDDVLTHAKLIAEPWDVGPGGWQTGNFPVPFSEWNDHYRGALRNFWLADVRAQASGHIVSGPNDLATRLSGSQDVFEHGLGRLRGPRASINFVTAHDGFTLADLTAYDRKHNTANLENNRDGSDDNRSWNHGVEGTLAVNATHPNVMTPYAILSNMTVAELRARSQRNILATMFVSSGTPMLTGGDEFGRTQYGNNNAYCQDDPISWVDWDLAEGQLEQIDTASWLIALRKAHPVLRPDRFATGTPYGGDTIPDLSWYTASGTPMPDYGWTDARHRTFQMLRSGVTWGDRDALIIINANLDGAEVTLPAGHELDWLIAYSTAWRTPAQGGVGETHDPGDLSLEVEHVTPRSTLSIEALSVTILLSDVAFQPEH from the coding sequence ATGTCCGAGCTTTCCGGCTCGCCCACCGTCCCCACCGTGCGCGTCACCGAGCCTAATCCCGTTCCCACCCGTCTTGGGGTTTTCCCGTCGGGCGACGGTCTCGATGTCGCCGTGGTTGCCAGGGGCGCTTCCGGCGTGGACATGTGCGTCTTCGACGAGGTCGGGGCCGAGACCCGCTTCCCCCTGCTCGGCCCAAAGACGGGCGTCTGGCACGGTCATATTCCCGGTTATGGTGCGGGCACCCGCTACGGCTTCCGCGTGCACGGCGCGTGGGATCCTGACGGCGGCCGATTCTATAACTCACGCAAGCTTCTCCTTGACCCCTACGGCCGAGGCGTGGAGGGCTTCGTGGACATGAAGCCTGCTGTCTACGCGCACTGCGTCGACGACGATCTCTATCCCTCCGAGTATCCTCTGCGCCGCTCCCCCATCGATTCAGCGCAGTACATGCCGCGATCGGTCGTCGTCGAGCCGTCTTTCCCGATCGCCCCGCAGCCCCGCGTGCCGTGGGACACCACCGTCATCTACGAGATCCACGTCAAGGGCTTCACGAAGAACATGCCCGGCGTGCCCCCTGAGCTGCGCGGCACCTACGCGGGCTTGGCCCACCCGGCCTCCGTGTCCTACCTGAAGGACCTCGGCGTCACCGCCGTCGAGTTGCTCCCCGTGCACGCCAAGTGCGACGAGCCCTTCCTGACCGAACGAGGCCTGACGAACTACTGGGGCTACTCGACGCTCTCCTTCTTCGCCCCCGAGCCCTCCTACGCGACCGAGGCCTCGCGCGGACGCGGTGCCCAGGCGGTCGTCGACGAGTTCCGAGGCATGGTCTCACTCCTCCATCAGGCCGGCATCGAGGTCATCCTTGACGTCGTCTACAACCACACGTGCGAGGGCGGCGACGCCGGCCCCTCCCTGTCTTGGCGCGGCCTGGACTCCGACATGTACTACCGTCACACCACCTCGCGTCCGGTCCAGACGATCGACGTGACGGGCACCGGCAACACCCTGAACATGGACCATCCGAAGACCATTCAGATGGTGCTCGATTCGCTGCGCTACTGGGTGCGCGAGATGGGCGTAGACGGCTTCCGCTTCGACCTCGCGGCCACCCTGGGACGCTTTGCGACGGGATTCAGCCCGATGCACCCACTCCTCATCGCGATGGCCACGGACGACGTCCTGACGCACGCGAAGCTGATTGCCGAGCCCTGGGATGTGGGTCCGGGCGGCTGGCAGACCGGCAACTTCCCGGTCCCCTTCTCCGAGTGGAACGACCACTACCGTGGTGCCCTGCGTAACTTCTGGTTGGCGGACGTGCGCGCCCAGGCCTCGGGCCACATCGTGTCCGGTCCGAACGACCTGGCAACCCGTCTGTCCGGCTCCCAGGATGTCTTCGAGCACGGCCTGGGCCGCCTGCGTGGCCCTCGCGCCTCGATCAACTTCGTAACCGCCCACGACGGTTTCACCCTCGCGGACCTGACTGCCTACGACCGTAAGCACAACACCGCGAACCTCGAGAATAACCGCGACGGTTCCGACGATAACCGCTCGTGGAACCACGGCGTCGAAGGAACACTGGCTGTCAACGCCACGCACCCCAACGTGATGACGCCCTACGCGATCCTGTCCAACATGACGGTCGCGGAGCTGCGTGCGCGCTCTCAGCGCAACATCCTGGCGACGATGTTCGTCTCGTCGGGCACTCCGATGCTGACGGGCGGGGACGAGTTCGGCCGCACCCAGTACGGCAACAACAATGCCTACTGTCAGGACGATCCGATCTCGTGGGTCGACTGGGACCTTGCCGAGGGACAGCTCGAGCAGATCGACACGGCCTCGTGGCTGATCGCGCTGCGTAAGGCGCATCCGGTGCTGCGCCCCGACCGTTTCGCGACCGGCACGCCCTACGGCGGGGACACGATCCCCGACCTGTCCTGGTACACCGCTTCGGGCACACCGATGCCCGATTACGGCTGGACGGACGCGCGTCACCGCACGTTCCAGATGCTGCGCTCCGGCGTCACGTGGGGCGACCGCGACGCGCTCATCATCATCAACGCGAACCTCGACGGTGCCGAGGTCACCCTGCCAGCGGGCCACGAACTGGACTGGCTGATCGCATACTCGACCGCATGGCGCACCCCCGCGCAGGGCGGCGTCGGCGAGACGCACGACCCGGGCGACCTCTCCCTTGAGGTCGAACACGTCACCCCGCGCTCCACGCTCTCCATCGAAGCGCTGTCCGTGACAATCCTCCTGTCCGACGTCGCGTTCCAGCCCGAACACTGA
- a CDS encoding electron transfer flavoprotein subunit alpha/FixB family protein, whose protein sequence is MTQQQMSSPILVLADQAGDHLTPLARQALTLAASLTSADVVALSLAATPDVAALSELGATQLLHADLGQAARSSVVASDALISALATDNFGLVLLCSDYRGREIAGRVGALTEAGVVSGASSVGFEGGVLQIGKTALGGSWSMRIVLEGQTPIVGIASGVIDEAEVASPVALTPQALSVELSPEACAIEVISCVPDEEEGVRLTEASTVVCGGRGVDGDFELVRSLANALGGAVGATRVACDEGWAPRAEQIGQTGLTVTPNLYIGLGVSGAIHHTVGMQSSQHIVAVCDDPDAPIFEIADFGVVGDVTEVVPAALAAIEEARSQA, encoded by the coding sequence ATGACGCAGCAGCAGATGAGTTCCCCGATCCTTGTTCTGGCCGATCAAGCGGGCGATCACCTGACGCCCCTGGCCCGCCAGGCGCTCACGCTGGCCGCGTCGCTGACCTCCGCCGACGTCGTCGCCTTGTCTCTGGCCGCCACCCCGGATGTGGCCGCGCTGTCTGAGCTGGGTGCGACCCAGCTGCTGCACGCCGACCTGGGCCAGGCCGCGCGTTCATCGGTCGTCGCCTCCGACGCGCTTATTTCCGCGCTGGCGACCGACAACTTCGGCCTGGTGCTGCTGTGCTCGGACTACCGTGGCCGTGAGATCGCAGGCCGCGTTGGTGCCCTCACCGAGGCCGGGGTCGTCTCCGGTGCCTCCTCCGTCGGTTTCGAGGGCGGAGTCCTGCAGATCGGCAAGACCGCACTGGGTGGTTCCTGGTCGATGCGTATCGTCCTTGAGGGGCAGACCCCGATCGTCGGCATCGCCTCCGGAGTCATCGACGAGGCAGAGGTGGCCTCTCCCGTTGCCCTGACTCCGCAGGCGCTGTCGGTCGAGCTGAGCCCCGAGGCCTGCGCGATCGAGGTGATCTCCTGCGTGCCCGACGAGGAGGAGGGCGTGAGGCTCACCGAGGCTTCCACCGTGGTGTGCGGTGGTCGCGGCGTGGACGGCGATTTCGAGCTGGTTCGTTCCCTTGCCAACGCGCTGGGTGGTGCCGTGGGCGCAACCCGCGTCGCCTGTGACGAGGGCTGGGCTCCGCGAGCTGAGCAGATCGGCCAGACGGGACTGACCGTCACCCCGAACCTGTACATCGGTTTGGGCGTCTCCGGTGCCATCCACCACACGGTGGGTATGCAGTCCTCCCAGCACATCGTCGCCGTGTGCGACGACCCGGATGCCCCGATCTTCGAGATCGCGGACTTCGGCGTGGTCGGCGACGTGACCGAGGTCGTGCCTGCTGCTCTGGCCGCCATCGAGGAGGCGCGCTCCCAGGCGTGA
- a CDS encoding electron transfer flavoprotein subunit beta/FixA family protein — MRIVVCVKHVPDMQSERRFEGGRLVRGEDDVLNELDENAIEAAVQLKETEEDAGREAEVVALTMGPEDAEDSLVRALQMGADRAYIVSDEFLEGSDVITTASVLSVAIAKISEECGPVDLVITGMASLDAMTSMLPGALAAKAHMPLLGLARSLSVDSGAVTIERAVDGYTETVRAALPAVVSVTDQINEPRYPAFAAMKAARKKPLDQWGIDDLVEVPGGEALVMRRALTAVTHGEEKTRDGAGTIIQDAGEGGRALADYILSVVK, encoded by the coding sequence ATGAGAATTGTCGTGTGTGTGAAGCATGTCCCCGACATGCAGTCCGAACGCCGTTTCGAAGGCGGCCGCCTGGTACGCGGTGAGGACGATGTGCTCAACGAACTGGATGAGAATGCCATCGAGGCCGCTGTCCAGCTCAAGGAAACCGAAGAGGACGCGGGTCGCGAGGCCGAGGTTGTCGCGCTGACGATGGGTCCCGAGGACGCCGAGGATTCCCTTGTGCGCGCCCTCCAGATGGGTGCCGACCGTGCCTACATCGTCTCAGACGAGTTCCTTGAGGGCTCTGACGTCATCACGACCGCCTCCGTCCTGTCCGTTGCGATCGCGAAGATCAGCGAAGAATGCGGCCCCGTTGATCTCGTGATCACCGGCATGGCCTCGCTGGACGCGATGACCTCCATGCTTCCCGGCGCGCTGGCCGCCAAGGCTCACATGCCACTGTTGGGACTGGCGCGTTCCCTGAGCGTCGACAGCGGTGCCGTCACGATCGAACGTGCCGTCGACGGCTACACCGAGACCGTGCGTGCCGCGCTGCCCGCCGTCGTCTCGGTGACCGATCAGATCAACGAACCGCGTTACCCGGCCTTCGCCGCCATGAAGGCAGCCCGCAAGAAGCCTCTGGATCAGTGGGGCATCGACGACCTCGTCGAGGTTCCCGGTGGCGAGGCCCTCGTCATGCGCCGCGCGCTCACCGCCGTCACCCATGGCGAGGAGAAGACCCGCGACGGGGCGGGCACGATCATTCAGGACGCCGGTGAGGGCGGGCGCGCTCTGGCCGACTACATCCTTTCGGTGGTGAAGTGA